One Clostridium novyi NT genomic window carries:
- a CDS encoding HAMP domain-containing sensor histidine kinase, with protein sequence MKSIRNKVTLSYIGIIIFTVIISQIIVLTSIKKYFYDNAKELLKNQITLSAEFYNTYLSSIDLKQNVANDVDIFWKNTSAEVQILDTKGNMLMDSMGYSANDITTSKDFNEALLGNLGLYIHKASDSNENIMSISMPLKKGETIQGVLRFVSSLNKIDNHIRSIAFYFMIVAIIVIIISSIVSLIISRKLTHPLKEITEGAELFASGKFKEKITKSSNDEFGKLADTLNYMAQEILKNEKLKTEFIASISHELRTPLTSIKGWTVALNLCDPNNKSEFEDGLKIIEEETDRLSNLVEELLDFSKLSSGKITLKKDYVDIHELLRYLQKQLQPRASKDNINLSLECKNEIPNIYADINRLKQSFMNILDNALKFTSSDGEVKITLSSNKDSVIISIKDNGCGIPLDDLPRVTEKFYKGQNSKSKNGIGLSICNEIISLHNGNLQILSEENKGTEVIVCLPFVDL encoded by the coding sequence TTGAAATCTATAAGAAATAAAGTAACTTTAAGTTATATAGGAATAATTATTTTTACCGTTATTATTTCTCAAATAATCGTATTAACTTCTATAAAGAAATACTTTTATGACAACGCAAAAGAGCTGTTAAAAAATCAAATAACTCTTTCAGCGGAGTTTTATAACACATACCTTTCTTCTATAGATTTAAAACAAAATGTTGCTAATGATGTAGATATATTTTGGAAAAACACTTCAGCAGAGGTTCAAATTTTAGATACAAAAGGAAACATGCTAATGGATTCTATGGGTTACTCCGCCAATGATATAACAACATCAAAGGACTTTAATGAAGCTTTACTTGGAAATTTAGGACTTTATATACATAAGGCTTCCGATTCCAATGAAAATATAATGAGTATATCTATGCCATTGAAAAAAGGAGAAACTATACAAGGTGTATTACGTTTTGTATCTTCCTTAAACAAAATTGACAATCACATACGTTCTATTGCTTTTTATTTTATGATTGTAGCAATAATAGTAATTATTATATCCAGTATCGTAAGCTTAATAATATCAAGAAAACTAACTCATCCATTGAAAGAAATTACAGAAGGAGCGGAGCTTTTCGCATCAGGAAAATTTAAAGAAAAAATAACAAAATCCTCTAATGATGAATTTGGGAAACTTGCTGATACATTAAACTATATGGCACAGGAAATTCTTAAAAACGAAAAATTAAAAACAGAATTTATAGCTTCAATTTCACATGAACTTAGAACCCCACTAACATCAATAAAGGGATGGACTGTAGCATTGAATTTATGTGATCCAAATAACAAAAGCGAATTTGAAGATGGACTTAAAATAATAGAAGAAGAAACAGATAGATTAAGTAATCTTGTAGAAGAACTCTTAGACTTCTCGAAACTATCATCAGGAAAAATAACGCTAAAAAAAGATTATGTAGATATTCATGAACTTTTAAGATATCTTCAAAAACAGCTTCAACCTAGAGCTTCTAAGGATAATATAAATCTATCTTTAGAATGTAAAAATGAAATACCAAATATATATGCAGATATAAATAGACTTAAACAATCTTTCATGAACATACTTGACAACGCACTTAAATTTACATCATCTGATGGAGAAGTAAAAATAACATTAAGTTCAAATAAAGATAGTGTAATTATAAGTATAAAAGATAACGGATGTGGAATTCCTTTAGATGACCTTCCTAGGGTAACTGAAAAATTTTATAAAGGACAAAATAGTAAATCAAAGAATGGAATAGGACTATCCATATGCAATGAAATAATTTCACTTCATAACGGTAACCTTCAGATTTTAAGTGAAGAAAATAAGGGTACAGAAGTTATCGTATGTCTACCCTTCGTTGATTTATGA
- a CDS encoding response regulator transcription factor produces the protein MEHKHKVLVIEDEQSISKFIKLVLQKQNFEVIQAFSGEDGLKKVTTENPIVVILDIMLPGIDGFKVCEILRKNYPSIGIIMLTALGQDIDKIKGLENGADDYMIKPFNPLELAARITSLIRRMNFSNNTSSDTLVSGEFKVNLNSKIAYKNDKELNLTPKEFILLKIFMENIGTSLSRDKLLDLAWGYNFVGDPKIVDVNIRRLRSKLEDDPSYPKYLQTVWGVGYIWKED, from the coding sequence ATGGAACATAAACATAAAGTACTAGTTATCGAAGATGAACAATCAATAAGTAAATTTATAAAACTTGTTTTACAGAAACAAAACTTTGAAGTTATACAAGCATTTTCAGGAGAAGATGGCTTAAAAAAAGTTACAACTGAAAATCCAATAGTTGTGATTTTAGATATTATGCTTCCTGGAATAGACGGGTTTAAAGTATGTGAAATACTGCGAAAAAACTATCCAAGCATTGGCATAATAATGCTAACTGCATTGGGACAAGATATCGATAAAATTAAGGGATTAGAAAATGGTGCAGATGATTATATGATAAAACCATTTAATCCATTAGAACTTGCCGCAAGAATAACTTCTTTAATTAGAAGAATGAACTTTTCAAATAATACTTCAAGCGACACTTTGGTATCTGGTGAATTTAAAGTAAATTTAAATTCAAAAATTGCATATAAAAATGATAAAGAACTAAATCTAACACCAAAAGAATTTATACTTTTAAAAATATTTATGGAAAACATAGGGACTTCTTTAAGCCGTGACAAACTTTTAGACCTAGCTTGGGGATATAACTTTGTTGGTGACCCTAAAATCGTAGATGTAAATATTCGTAGACTTCGCAGTAAACTTGAAGATGATCCTTCATACCCTAAATATTTGCAAACTGTATGGGGTGTAGGATATATATGGAAGGAAGATTAA
- a CDS encoding DUF445 domain-containing protein yields MPYTRVLFSAIVGAIIGYITNWLAIKMLFRPHEEKRIFGIKIPFTPGLIPKEQKRIAKSVGNAVGEHLLTKDTMIDALKNNEVDSKFKVWANKKVKEVIKKNISVKEELRNLLGNKIYDFINSVRVKLSNIILTAIKKDEVKVQLEDMIVNSIKEELKKNPEDIINSCFYQNITKNLLDMSIGFKNSSEFKNYLEKGIQKKLIKLENIDKPLDEVIPMGVISSLKVYIYNKNYDISMGIKGILKDEKVQLKLQGVFSELISTNLNPMVAMFLNPTTIYNKVYSVLDEYLDREETQKEVAIFINDIIDKLLKLKLSNIMSQISEDAKIKNTEAISDLILKNVVEDELFHEILLKLEEKFKEHESIEELLSKANINSDKILRDLIGNKLEKILKSKETEEKVKVYTDSIVNKILESKICDITKGKEEEILNVCDNLAETGFNKFIENEASEFLEVFDISKIVEDKINTFEVSFAEQIILEIASKELSAITWLGALLGFIMGLVSSIISRI; encoded by the coding sequence ATGCCATATACAAGAGTTTTATTTTCAGCTATTGTTGGGGCTATAATTGGATATATAACAAATTGGCTTGCCATAAAAATGCTATTTAGACCCCACGAGGAAAAAAGAATTTTTGGAATAAAAATACCTTTTACTCCAGGACTTATTCCAAAGGAGCAAAAGAGAATAGCTAAAAGTGTAGGAAATGCTGTAGGAGAACACCTTTTAACTAAAGATACAATGATAGATGCATTAAAAAACAATGAAGTTGATAGTAAGTTTAAAGTTTGGGCAAATAAAAAAGTTAAAGAAGTTATAAAAAAGAATATATCAGTAAAAGAAGAATTAAGAAATTTATTAGGAAATAAAATTTACGACTTCATAAATAGTGTAAGAGTTAAATTATCAAATATAATATTAACTGCTATAAAAAAAGATGAAGTTAAAGTTCAACTAGAAGATATGATAGTAAATTCTATAAAAGAAGAGTTAAAAAAGAATCCTGAAGATATAATAAATAGTTGTTTTTATCAAAATATAACTAAAAATCTACTTGATATGTCCATTGGATTTAAAAATTCTTCAGAATTTAAAAATTATCTAGAAAAGGGTATCCAAAAGAAATTAATTAAATTAGAAAACATAGATAAACCATTAGATGAAGTAATACCAATGGGTGTTATAAGTTCTTTAAAAGTATACATATATAATAAAAACTACGATATTTCCATGGGAATAAAGGGAATACTAAAAGATGAAAAAGTACAATTAAAACTTCAAGGTGTTTTCTCAGAGCTTATAAGTACTAATTTAAATCCTATGGTTGCAATGTTTTTAAATCCTACTACTATATATAACAAGGTTTATTCAGTATTAGATGAATACTTGGATAGAGAAGAAACTCAAAAAGAAGTAGCCATATTCATAAATGATATTATTGATAAGCTTTTAAAACTTAAACTATCTAATATTATGTCACAAATTTCTGAAGATGCTAAAATTAAAAACACAGAAGCTATTTCAGATTTGATATTAAAAAATGTAGTAGAAGACGAATTGTTCCATGAAATCTTATTAAAATTAGAAGAAAAATTCAAAGAACATGAAAGTATAGAAGAATTACTTTCAAAAGCAAATATAAACTCAGACAAGATTTTGAGAGATTTAATAGGAAATAAATTAGAAAAAATCTTAAAATCAAAGGAAACTGAAGAAAAGGTTAAAGTGTATACTGATAGTATAGTAAATAAGATTTTAGAAAGTAAAATATGCGATATAACAAAGGGAAAAGAAGAAGAAATACTAAATGTATGTGATAACTTAGCTGAAACAGGATTTAATAAATTTATTGAAAATGAAGCTTCAGAGTTTTTAGAGGTATTTGATATAAGTAAAATTGTTGAAGATAAAATAAACACTTTTGAAGTATCTTTTGCAGAACAAATAATCTTAGAGATTGCAAGCAAGGAACTAAGTGCAATAACATGGCTTGGTGCATTACTAGGATTTATAATGGGTCTTGTATCATCTATAATATCAAGAATATAA
- a CDS encoding DUF3298 and DUF4163 domain-containing protein, whose amino-acid sequence MNNFIFTGLIISLLSSTAPCTITSSKYVTQTNKSNLQSNLFRSRVKVVSKECKIKNDYFESDLKYPVIKGLKDKSIEKQINSMIENDVITFRNRLSKAAKKNKDKSIKENYELLPYLAYTTFKVINLNDDFISFYIDYYELTGGAHGSTFRKSYNIDLKTGKVLNLNDVLKNIPNYKETIDKYIYDEISKKPEVYFIDSFKGIYGDISFNLDKSNLIIYFQQYEIAPYSSGIVEFKIPILSLSSF is encoded by the coding sequence ATGAATAATTTCATTTTTACTGGATTAATAATATCATTATTATCTAGTACCGCTCCTTGTACTATAACTTCTAGTAAATATGTTACCCAAACTAATAAAAGTAATTTACAAAGTAACTTATTTAGATCTAGAGTAAAGGTTGTTTCAAAAGAATGTAAAATTAAAAACGACTACTTTGAAAGTGATTTAAAATATCCTGTAATAAAGGGATTAAAGGATAAATCAATAGAAAAACAGATAAATTCCATGATTGAAAATGATGTAATCACTTTTAGAAATAGACTTTCAAAAGCAGCTAAAAAGAATAAAGATAAATCAATTAAAGAAAATTATGAGTTACTACCTTATTTAGCTTACACTACATTCAAAGTAATTAATCTAAATGATGATTTTATAAGTTTTTATATAGATTATTATGAATTAACTGGTGGTGCCCATGGTAGTACCTTTAGGAAATCTTATAATATAGATCTTAAAACAGGAAAAGTTTTAAATCTTAATGATGTATTAAAGAATATTCCTAATTATAAAGAAACTATAGACAAATATATATATGATGAAATTAGCAAAAAACCTGAAGTTTATTTTATAGATTCATTTAAGGGAATTTACGGTGATATTTCTTTTAATTTAGATAAGAGCAATCTAATTATATACTTTCAACAGTATGAAATAGCTCCGTATTCATCGGGAATTGTAGAGTTCAAAATTCCCATTTTAAGTTTAAGTAGTTTTTAA
- the metG gene encoding methionine--tRNA ligase → MYYQNKFNKTGGVKMNKGNFYITTPIYYPSAKLHIGNTYTTVAADAIARFKRLTGYDTYFLTGTDEHGQKIQRLAEGKGITPKKYVDEIVAGIQDLWKVMNISYDKFIRTTDDYHVETVQKIFEKLYDKGDIYKGEYEGLYCTPCESFWTETQLVDGKCPDCGRPVEKTKEEAYFFKMSKYADRLIEYIESHPDFIQPESRKNEMLNNFLRPGLQDLCISRTSFDWGIPVSFDEKHVIYVWIDALSNYITALGYDQENDELYQKYWPANVHLVGKDILRFHTIYWPIMLMALDLPLPKQVFGHGWLLVDGGKMSKSKGNVVDPVTLVNEFGTDPVRYYLLHEIPFGQDGMYTGETFIKKTNSDLANDLGNLVNRTIAMINKYFDGVIPAPKAEEDIDNDLIRVALEAPKKVEGKMDALKIPEALDEIWTLVRRSNKYIDETMPWALAKEEDKRERLGTVLYNLVESLRIVSVMLSAFLPETSKKINSQLNVQLATWDSIASFDGTRAGTKVGEAVAIFPRIDVEKKLEELEKIQKEQMAKAQEAQKPAMEPIKEEITIDDFDKIDLRVVKVISCEPVKKANKLLKLKVDLGGEERQVISGIAKYYKPEELVGKHVVLVANLKPVKLRGELSQGMILAASDDKEKLFVVNPGELPTGSIVK, encoded by the coding sequence ATTTACTATCAAAATAAATTTAATAAAACAGGAGGAGTAAAAATGAATAAAGGTAATTTTTATATAACTACACCTATTTATTATCCATCAGCAAAATTACACATAGGAAATACATATACTACAGTTGCAGCAGATGCAATTGCTAGATTTAAAAGATTAACAGGTTATGACACATATTTCTTAACAGGTACAGATGAACATGGTCAAAAGATTCAAAGACTTGCAGAAGGAAAAGGAATAACTCCAAAAAAGTATGTTGATGAAATCGTAGCTGGAATACAAGATCTATGGAAGGTTATGAACATAAGCTATGATAAATTCATAAGAACTACTGATGATTATCATGTTGAAACAGTTCAAAAAATATTTGAAAAACTATATGATAAGGGGGATATATATAAAGGAGAATACGAAGGACTTTATTGTACACCTTGCGAATCATTCTGGACAGAAACTCAACTTGTAGATGGAAAATGCCCAGACTGTGGAAGACCAGTTGAAAAAACTAAAGAAGAAGCGTACTTCTTTAAAATGTCAAAATACGCAGATAGACTTATTGAATACATAGAATCACATCCTGATTTTATACAACCAGAATCAAGAAAAAATGAAATGTTAAATAACTTCTTAAGACCAGGTCTTCAAGATTTATGTATATCAAGAACTTCATTTGATTGGGGAATTCCAGTAAGTTTTGATGAAAAACACGTTATATATGTATGGATAGATGCACTTTCAAACTATATAACTGCTCTTGGTTACGATCAAGAAAATGATGAATTATATCAAAAATATTGGCCTGCAAATGTTCACCTTGTAGGAAAAGATATATTAAGATTCCACACAATTTATTGGCCAATTATGCTTATGGCTTTAGATTTACCATTACCAAAACAAGTATTTGGACACGGATGGCTTTTAGTTGATGGTGGTAAAATGTCAAAATCTAAAGGAAATGTTGTAGATCCAGTAACTTTAGTAAATGAATTTGGTACTGATCCTGTAAGATACTATCTTCTTCATGAAATACCATTTGGTCAAGATGGAATGTACACAGGAGAAACATTTATAAAGAAAACAAATTCAGACCTTGCAAATGATCTTGGAAATCTTGTCAACAGAACAATTGCAATGATAAATAAATACTTTGATGGAGTTATTCCAGCACCAAAAGCTGAAGAAGATATAGACAATGATTTAATAAGAGTTGCCCTTGAAGCTCCAAAGAAAGTGGAAGGAAAAATGGACGCATTAAAAATTCCTGAAGCATTAGATGAAATTTGGACTTTAGTTAGAAGAAGCAATAAATACATTGATGAAACTATGCCTTGGGCTCTTGCAAAAGAAGAAGATAAGAGAGAAAGACTTGGAACTGTTTTATACAATCTAGTAGAAAGTTTAAGAATAGTTTCTGTAATGCTTTCAGCATTCTTACCTGAAACAAGTAAGAAGATAAATTCTCAATTAAACGTTCAACTTGCAACTTGGGATAGTATAGCATCATTTGATGGAACAAGAGCAGGAACTAAAGTTGGAGAAGCAGTTGCAATTTTCCCAAGAATAGATGTAGAAAAGAAATTAGAAGAACTTGAAAAGATTCAAAAAGAACAAATGGCAAAGGCACAAGAAGCACAAAAACCAGCTATGGAGCCAATTAAAGAAGAAATCACTATAGATGATTTTGATAAAATTGATCTAAGAGTTGTAAAAGTTATATCTTGTGAACCAGTTAAAAAAGCAAATAAACTTCTTAAATTAAAAGTAGATTTAGGTGGGGAAGAAAGACAGGTTATATCAGGAATAGCTAAATACTATAAACCAGAAGAATTAGTAGGAAAACATGTTGTACTTGTTGCTAACTTAAAACCTGTAAAACTAAGAGGAGAATTATCACAAGGAATGATTCTTGCAGCTTCAGATGATAAAGAAAAATTATTTGTAGTAAACCCAGGAGAATTACCAACAGGAAGCATTGTTAAATAA